A segment of the Aureimonas sp. SA4125 genome:
GCAAGACGACCAGCGCCGCGAAGGACGCTGCCGACGTGAACGCGGTGGACTTCGCCGGCATCGACCCAAGATGGGCCGATCCGCGCTTCTGGTCGGCGATCCGCAGCGGCGCCTCGGCCTATACCGACCGCAATCTGCTGGCCTCGCTCGACCTCACGCGGAATGCGGCGGGATCGATCGAGAACATGCCGGCGGGAAGCTCGGCCAACCGGCTGATCATCTGGCGCACCTTCTCGATCGCCGGCCTGATCACTCTCTGCACCCTGGCGATCGGCCTGCCCTATGCCATGCTCGCTGCCGCCACCACCGGCTGGAAGCGCAACGCGCTCCTGCTCGCCGTTCTCCTGCCGCTGTGGACATCGCTCCTGGTGCGCACCGCTGCCTGGTTCATCCTCCTCCAGGACCAGGGCATCATCAACCGGACTCTCATCGATCTCGGCCTGATCTCCGGACCCCTGCCGCTGATCTTCAACCGTGTCGGCGTGATCATCGCGATGACGCACGTGCTGCTGCCCTTCATGGTGCTCCCGATCTACAGCGTCATCTCGACCATCCCGAAATCGCTGATGCCGGCAGCCGCCTCGATGGGCGCGAGCCCCTTGCGCGCCTTCTGGCGCATCCTGTTGCCGCTGAGCGTCCCCGGCATCCTCGCCGGCTCGCTGCTCGTCTTCATGGTGGCGCTCGGCTACTACATCACCCCGGCCCTGGTCGGCGGGCCGAACGACCAGATGATCTCCTCGGTCATCGCCTTCTATGCCCTGCAGACCGCCAACTGGGGCATGGCCGGTGCGCTCGGCCTCATTCTCCTCGTCGTCACCACCATCCTCTATCTCGTCTACGGACGGCTATCGCGCTCCGGCGCGCCGACGGGAGCCTGACATGCTGCGCAGCTTCCAAGCCGTCTTCGGCGTCGCCGCCATGGCCTTCCTGCTCCTGCCGCTGGTGTCGATCCTGCCGCTCGCCTTCACCTCCAGCATCTTCCTGAACTATCCGATCCCCTCGGTATCGCTGCGCTGGTTCGAAATGCTGGCGGAGGCCGATGTCTGGCGCATGTCGATCGTCAACAGCCTGATCATCGGCCTGTCGGCGACGCTGCTCTCGGTCGTCATCGGCACCATGGCAGCGCTCGGCCTGCATGGCGCGCGGCTGCCCTTTCCAGATCTTCTGCGCACCATCTTCCTCTTGCCCATGGTCGTGCCGGCGGTCGTGCTCGGCGTCGGCCTGCAGATCTCGCTGGTCAGGCTGGGCCTTGCAAACTCTTATCTCGGCGTGATCCTCGCGCACACTGTGCTCTGCGTGCCCTTCGTCATCGTCAGCGTCTCGACCGCCCTGCAGGGCATCGATCCCCGCATCGGCCGCGCTGCCGCCAGCCTCGGCGCGTCGCCCGTCACCGTGTTCCGCCGCGTGACGCTGCCGCTGGCTCTGCCCGGAATGGTCACCGGCGCGGTGTTTTCCTTTGCCACGTCGCTCGACGAGGTGGTGCTGACGCTGTTCGTCGCCGGCCCGAACCAGCGCACCCTCGCGCGGCAGATGTTCTCCTCGATCCGCGAGAACATTAGCCCCGTGGTCGCGGCCGCGGCAGCGCTCCTGATCGTGGGAACGCTCCTCCTGGCCGGTCTCTCCGTCCTGCTGAACCGCAAGAAGCGCAAGATCGGGACCGCGGGCGCGCCGGAATAGAGTTTACGCGGCCCAGTATCGCCTCACGCTGTCGCGGATCATCGTGCCGGTCTCGCCCAGAATCGCTGATCTCTCGACGGGGGGGCGGCTTGTCGCGCCACCGGTCTGATGAGAAGACGGCGACGATAACCGCGGCCCTGCAGGGCCTTGAACGCGGTCTCCCCGCCACGCCAATCACGAAAGGCTGCGGATGATTTGTCTGTGACGCGGGCCGTCTACGCCGCGCGTTCCTCGACGACGATCGTATCGACGATGCCGGCCGGCTCGTAGAGCCACTTGGCGAGCGCGCCGGCGACCATCGCCCCGAGGATCGGTGCGATCCAGAACAGCCAGAGTTGTCCGACATACTCGCCGCCGGCGAAGAGAGCCGGCCCCGTGCTGCGCGCCGGGTTGACCGACGTATTGGTGACCGGGATCAAGATCAGGTGGATCAGCACCAGGGCAAAGCCGATCGGGATGCCCGCAAAGCCTGTCGCGGCTCCCTTGGACGTCGTCCCGATGATGATGAACAGGAAGAAGAAGGTGGCGAGGAACTCGGCGAGGAAGCCGGCCCCGAGCGAGAACTTTCCGGGACTCAACTCGCCGTATCCATTGGACGCGAACCCGCCCGGCACCCAGTCGGCACGGCCTGACGCGATCACGTACAAAATGCCGGCGCCGAGGATGGCTCCCAAGACCTGGGCGACGATGTAGGGCAGGACATGCTTGTTGGCGCAGCGTCCCGCCGACCAGAGCCCCAGCGTGACGGCAGGATTGAAATGGCCGCCGGATATGTGGCCGACGGCATAGGCCATGGTCAGCACCGTCAGGCCGAAGGCGAAGGCGACGCCGAGAAAGCCGATACCCAGTTCCGGAAAGGCGGCCGACAGCACCGCCGCCCCGCATCCGCCGAAGGTTAGCCAAAACGTGCCGAAGAACTCGGCGCTGCCCCGGCGAAGCATGTCATTGTCCATTGGTCACGTCCCCTGATCACTTCCGCTTGATCGCGGTCAGGAGACGCCGAAAGTCCCGCTGCGTCAAGCTTCGAAAAGGTGACCTTTGCGGCACGGGGCGTTTGAGCCCGCGCTACCCGCTTGCGCCCGTCATGTCATTGCCTGGTGACGATCCGGCGGCCCAGGACGGCCTTCGAAAGGATGGCGCCGGCTGCCACGACGATGAACACGCAGAGCACCTGCTTCGATGTCTGTCCCATGACACCGTCGATAAGGACGGCGTGGACGACACTGCCGATCACGATCGCCACGGCAAGAACGCTGTGGGCGGCCTGCCAGAGGCGAGGGCGCAGTTTTCGCCGGAAGGCCGCAAGGCACGCCGTCAGGATCACGGCCCAGAGGCCAATGACCCCGTAGACGGCGAAAGGGGTCGGTGACGCCAGGAGAAGCGCGTCGACGATGTCCTCGGGACTGGTGAGGTACAGCCCGCCGACATGCAGCACGACGAGACCGGTGATCGCCGCGCCGACCCACCGGTGCCATCGCCTCTGCGCCAGCGCATGCCCGAGGGGCAGAAGGCCACTGATCAGGAGAGGCTGCAGAAGCAGGAGCACGAGGGCGACGACGCCCGCCATGCCGCCGATGATCCAGAGCGCGTCGCGACTGGCTTGCAGTGGACTGGCCAGGGCGACGGCCAGCGGCACGACGGCGACCCCGGCCACGACCAGCCAGACCGCCGCGCGCCTGAAAAATTCAGCTGCCGGCGGCGTCATCGGCAACCGGGGCGAGGTTGAAGTCGACCTGGATGCTCGTGTCTTCGCGGCTCTGCAGCAGCGGCCGCAGGAACACCGGGGCGAACAGTTCGTCGTCGTAGGACATGTGGATGTGCGCCTGGCCGAAATTGGGAACGACCGGGGAGGTTTCCAGACGGAACGTCCCGTCTGCCGCCGTCATCACGCTCCCGCGGTTGCTGGCCTCGCCCTCGCCGCCGCGCTCGGTCGAGGCCCAGATCTGCACCCGGACATTCCCGAGCCCTTCGCAGGTCCCCGCTTTTCTGACGGTGCCCGACACCACGAAACCCTTGCCGAGATCGTCGACGAGCGGCGCGTCGGGGACGAAATTGTTCTTGCCGCCACGCATCGTCTCCGTCGCGGCGCACTCCACTGCCGCGGCAGTCTGCGCGGCCGCTGGCACCGTCATCGCGCCGATGGCGAGAAAGAAAGCGCCCGCAAGCAGGGCTGCGGGCTGGTCGTTTCGAGCGCTGGTCATTCGTGCGTGTCTCCGGCGTAGAGGGTTGGGATGCCGACCGATTCCATCAACCTGGTTCGGTACTCGACCCCGATCTTGTCTTATTGCGCCAGAACATAGGTCAACGTGAGGCATGCCGCTCGTACCTCCCGGACTATTGACCACGCCGTTAGCGAAATCAGTCAACCTGAAGGTCTCAATGGTCTAAGTTTTGACACTGCTATCGGCTGCAACATTATGGGCGGAGACGCAGAGAGTTAGCCCGCTTTCCGCGTAGCTATTTCCTTAAAGAGTCGACCACAGACAACACGCCGCTCGATAGAATTTTTGGCTTCTGGCGAGAGCGTTTCGCCAGCCGAATCTCCCCGGCCTGGCGGCTTATTTTGCAAAATTGAGATAGTTCATCGGCCGAGTCGTAATCTCTAAGGATCCAGTCGGGTAAAAGGAAGTAGGAGGCAAAAACGTTTGCTTGCCATTCTGCGCTGCAGTATGTAGGTAGCTTTTTCTGTAGTTTATATTTGTCTGGGGCGCGATTTATACCAACGTGCGCCGTTTCTGACTCGTATGGGATTCCCAGATCGAGGAAAGTCTGAATCATTGAGGCAAACGGAGGTTTGCCATGGTGAGACCCATTCCGCTGCGCGTTGATTTTGACGGTCTTGGCCTGCGTCGTCTGGCGCGGGAGACCAAGGACGCCAACCAGGCGCGCCGTCTTCTGGCGCTTGCGACGATCTACGATGGAGGCTCTCGTTCCCAGGCGGCCGAAGTGGGCAGCGTCACTGTGCAGATCGTGCGTGACTGGGTCGTACGGTTCAACGAACGAGGTCCTGTGGGTCTCGTCAACGTCAAGGCGCCGGGCAGTTCCTCCAAGCTGAATGACAAGCAGCGCCATGCCTTGGCGAAGATTGTGGAGAGCGGCCCGATCCCGGCGATCCACGGCGTCGTGCGCTGGCGGCGCAAGGATCTGGCGCAGTGGATCTATGAGGAATTCGCCATCTCGTTGGACGAGACCACGGTCGGGCGCGAACTGAAGGCGCTTGGCTTTGCCAAGCTCTCGGCGCGTCCGCGCCACTATGCGCAGAACGAGTTCGAGGTGGATGCTTTCAAAAAAACTTCCCCGCCGAACTGGCAGCCATCCAGGCCAAGCTCCCGAAGGGTACCGAGATCGAGCTCTGGTGGGCTGATGAAACCCGCATAGGGCAAAAGAACAAGATCACCCGCCGTTGGGCCCGGCGCGGCACGAGACCGTCCGCGCCGCAGGACCAACGCACCATGTGGGCCTATATCTTCGGCGCCGTCTGCCCGCAGAAGGGCAAGGGTGCCGGCCTCGTCCTGCCCTACTGCGACACCGGCGCGATGAACCAGCACCTGGCGGAGATCTCACGCGCCGTCGATCCTGGCGCCCATGCCGTGCTGATCCTCGATCGCGCCGGCTGGCACATGACGCCCAAGCTCGTCGTGCCCGAAAACATCACGCTGCTCTTCCTACCGCCTCACGCGCCTGAGTTGAACCCGGTCGAGAACGTCTGGCAGTTCATGCGCGACAACTGGCTCTCAAACCGCATCTTCATCGACTACGACGACATCGTCACACACTGCTGCGAGGCCTGGAATAAGCTCGTCGACCAACCCTGGAAAATCATCTCCATCGGCATGCGTGACTGGGCACACAGGTTCTGATCAGCGCTTGTTGGTATGACGTCGTCACTTCGTTGGCTGGCCGATCGCATGCCGGGAATCCCGACGATCTACGTCCCGGGAAATCACGACTTCTACCGCAACGGCGGTCCGGACGGCTTCACGATCAACAGCGAGATCGACGACGGACGGGAGCTGGCTGCGAAGACCGGGGTCCATCTTCTGATCGACGACACCATCGAGTTGGCCGGATACAGGTTCCTCGGCTCGACACTGTGGACGGATCTTCGCGCTTGCCACTCGCGTGACCTAGCCCATGCGTGCGGCGAGGCCCGCCGAGGGATGAACGATTACAGACGCATCCATCGCGCCTCGTCCACAAGGCGGTCGCGCAGGCTGCAACCTAGCGACACGCTCGCCATGCACCGCCGATCGTGGATTTTCCTGTCCGACCAGTTCCGGGCGGGCGATGCCTCGCGCACCATCGTCGTCACACACCACGCGCCCAGCATAGCTTCTCTCCGGGATCCGTTCGAGCCCCTGAACCAGTGCTACGCCTCTGACCTCAACGCCGAGATTCGGTCGTGTCCGTCAACGTGGTGGAAATTGGGGTGTAACTGAAGCGGCTCGGTTTCAGGCGGCTGCGGTGGAAATACGTACGGTTTCGGGCTTGGTGCTGTTGGACATGAGTTCGGCCATGGGTTCGGTCTGCATGTAGCGGTTTTGCGTCTGCCATTCGTCGTTGGCCTCGAGGAGGACGGCGCCGATGAGGCGGATGATGGAGCCCTCGTTCGGGAAGATGCCGACGACATCGGCGCGCCGCTTCACCTCCTTGTTCAGGCGCTCCAGGGAATTGGTCGAATGGATCCGGGTCCGATGCTGACCGGGAAAGTCCAGATGCGCCAGCACGTCGGTCTCGCTGTCGTCGATGAAGCTGCCGAGCTTGGGACACTTTCCCCGGAGCTGGTCGGCGACGTGGCGCAGCGCCTGGGCCGCGCCGGCGCGATCGGGTTGGATGAAGGCCTGGCGCAGGGCCGCAGCCGCCATGCTTTGCTGCGCCTTCGGGACATAGGACAGGGCGTTGCGCATCCAGTGGACGCGGCAGCGCTGCCAGGAGGCGCTGAACACCCGGCGGATGGCGGCCTTCAGCCCTTCATGGGCATCCGATATCACGAGCTTCACGCCGGAAAGGCCGCGGCGCACGAGGCTCTTGAGGAAGGTCGACCAGAAGGTCTCCGCTTCCGAGGGCCCGATGTGAAGGCCGACGATCTCGCGCTTGCCGTCGGTGTTGACGGCGACAGCGATTATTGCCGCCACCGAGACGATACGGCCGCCTTCGCGCTGCTTCAGGTAGGTCGCGTCGAGCCAGAGATAGGGCCAGTCGCCGGTGAGCGGGCGATCGAGAAAGCCGCCGACGCGGTCGTCGATATCTTTGCACAGCTTCGACACCGTGCTCTTGCCGATCCCCGACAGTCCCATGGCCTGCACCAGATCGTCGACGCGACGCGTGGACACGCCGCTGATCCAGGCCTCCTGGATGACCGCGACAAGCGCCTTCTCCGAGAGCTTTCTCGGTTCCAGGAACGGCGGAAAGTAGCTGCCTTGTCGAAGCTTGGGGATGCGAAGCTGCAAGGAGCCAAGCCGGGTATCGAACGAGCGGTCCCGGTAGCCGTTGCGATAGGTCGCCCGTTCCAGGGTGCGTTCATGGCGCCCGGCGCCGATCATGCCCTCCACGTCGGCCTCCATGAGAAGCTGCATCACGCTCTCGGCTATCGTCCTCAGGAAATCGCCGTCTCCGGCTTTTGCCAGAAGCTCGGCAAGCGGTAATCTGTCCTCGGTCATCGGGTGCTCCGGTCAGGTTGAAGTCTCGCAACTCCACCTTAGCCGGCCAATCCGGTGGCCACCTCCGTCGCACCATCTGAGATCCGAGTTTCCACCACCAGCGCGGACACTACCCGAGATTCTCATGTGGCGACCGGCTTTGTGGGTCCATGGCCACATCCACCAGGCCTGCGACCATCGCATCGGGGACACGCGCATCCTCTGCAATCCGGCAGGCAGGGCGGAGGAAAATACCGGCTTCGACGCCGGCCTCGTCGTGACGATGGTCGCATGACGCACGGACCCACCGATAGGAACGGACGAATGCCCCACCACCCGATGCTCAAACCGAAACCGCTCGTCGGCATCTCGCCGACCGTGACCCGCCGGAGGTAGCTCA
Coding sequences within it:
- a CDS encoding ABC transporter permease; this translates as MNRAASGRLTAAALVSPMILFLAVFFFWPLWTMISVSVHDDAIARALPLTASAIGEWDGEGLPGREVETALLADLKASEASVVGPAVRRLNSDVAGFRSLMGKTTSAAKDAADVNAVDFAGIDPRWADPRFWSAIRSGASAYTDRNLLASLDLTRNAAGSIENMPAGSSANRLIIWRTFSIAGLITLCTLAIGLPYAMLAAATTGWKRNALLLAVLLPLWTSLLVRTAAWFILLQDQGIINRTLIDLGLISGPLPLIFNRVGVIIAMTHVLLPFMVLPIYSVISTIPKSLMPAAASMGASPLRAFWRILLPLSVPGILAGSLLVFMVALGYYITPALVGGPNDQMISSVIAFYALQTANWGMAGALGLILLVVTTILYLVYGRLSRSGAPTGA
- a CDS encoding ABC transporter permease gives rise to the protein MLRSFQAVFGVAAMAFLLLPLVSILPLAFTSSIFLNYPIPSVSLRWFEMLAEADVWRMSIVNSLIIGLSATLLSVVIGTMAALGLHGARLPFPDLLRTIFLLPMVVPAVVLGVGLQISLVRLGLANSYLGVILAHTVLCVPFVIVSVSTALQGIDPRIGRAAASLGASPVTVFRRVTLPLALPGMVTGAVFSFATSLDEVVLTLFVAGPNQRTLARQMFSSIRENISPVVAAAAALLIVGTLLLAGLSVLLNRKKRKIGTAGAPE
- the aqpZ gene encoding aquaporin Z; the protein is MDNDMLRRGSAEFFGTFWLTFGGCGAAVLSAAFPELGIGFLGVAFAFGLTVLTMAYAVGHISGGHFNPAVTLGLWSAGRCANKHVLPYIVAQVLGAILGAGILYVIASGRADWVPGGFASNGYGELSPGKFSLGAGFLAEFLATFFFLFIIIGTTSKGAATGFAGIPIGFALVLIHLILIPVTNTSVNPARSTGPALFAGGEYVGQLWLFWIAPILGAMVAGALAKWLYEPAGIVDTIVVEERAA
- a CDS encoding ferric reductase-like transmembrane domain-containing protein, whose amino-acid sequence is MTPPAAEFFRRAAVWLVVAGVAVVPLAVALASPLQASRDALWIIGGMAGVVALVLLLLQPLLISGLLPLGHALAQRRWHRWVGAAITGLVVLHVGGLYLTSPEDIVDALLLASPTPFAVYGVIGLWAVILTACLAAFRRKLRPRLWQAAHSVLAVAIVIGSVVHAVLIDGVMGQTSKQVLCVFIVVAAGAILSKAVLGRRIVTRQ
- a CDS encoding twin-arginine translocation pathway signal produces the protein MTSARNDQPAALLAGAFFLAIGAMTVPAAAQTAAAVECAATETMRGGKNNFVPDAPLVDDLGKGFVVSGTVRKAGTCEGLGNVRVQIWASTERGGEGEASNRGSVMTAADGTFRLETSPVVPNFGQAHIHMSYDDELFAPVFLRPLLQSREDTSIQVDFNLAPVADDAAGS
- a CDS encoding IS630 family transposase (programmed frameshift), which translates into the protein MVRPIPLRVDFDGLGLRRLARETKDANQARRLLALATIYDGGSRSQAAEVGSVTVQIVRDWVVRFNERGPVGLVNVKAPGSSSKLNDKQRHALAKIVESGPIPAIHGVVRWRRKDLAQWIYEEFAISLDETTVGRELKALGFAKLSARPRHYAQNEFEVDAFKKNFPAELAAIQAKLPKGTEIELWWADETRIGQKNKITRRWARRGTRPSAPQDQRTMWAYIFGAVCPQKGKGAGLVLPYCDTGAMNQHLAEISRAVDPGAHAVLILDRAGWHMTPKLVVPENITLLFLPPHAPELNPVENVWQFMRDNWLSNRIFIDYDDIVTHCCEAWNKLVDQPWKIISIGMRDWAHRF
- a CDS encoding IS256 family transposase, whose translation is MTEDRLPLAELLAKAGDGDFLRTIAESVMQLLMEADVEGMIGAGRHERTLERATYRNGYRDRSFDTRLGSLQLRIPKLRQGSYFPPFLEPRKLSEKALVAVIQEAWISGVSTRRVDDLVQAMGLSGIGKSTVSKLCKDIDDRVGGFLDRPLTGDWPYLWLDATYLKQREGGRIVSVAAIIAVAVNTDGKREIVGLHIGPSEAETFWSTFLKSLVRRGLSGVKLVISDAHEGLKAAIRRVFSASWQRCRVHWMRNALSYVPKAQQSMAAAALRQAFIQPDRAGAAQALRHVADQLRGKCPKLGSFIDDSETDVLAHLDFPGQHRTRIHSTNSLERLNKEVKRRADVVGIFPNEGSIIRLIGAVLLEANDEWQTQNRYMQTEPMAELMSNSTKPETVRISTAAA